One Nitrospina watsonii DNA segment encodes these proteins:
- the rpmG gene encoding 50S ribosomal protein L33, whose protein sequence is MRDIILLACGECKRRNYSTTKNKKKTTGRLEFNKYCKFCRKHTPHKETK, encoded by the coding sequence ATGAGGGATATCATTCTTTTGGCGTGCGGTGAGTGTAAGCGACGGAATTATTCCACCACCAAGAACAAGAAGAAGACCACAGGCCGGTTAGAGTTTAACAAGTATTGTAAATTCTGCAGAAAACACACTCCTCACAAAGAAACAAAGTAG